A single Candidatus Pacearchaeota archaeon DNA region contains:
- a CDS encoding helix-turn-helix domain-containing protein yields MAKQKDFYKAEELAKSLEVNIMTIYRYIKAGKLKAYKIGKEYRIDKIEFDDFLEKVKTK; encoded by the coding sequence ATGGCAAAACAAAAAGATTTTTATAAAGCAGAAGAACTTGCTAAATCATTGGAAGTAAACATTATGACAATCTACCGATATATAAAGGCTGGTAAACTTAAGGCATATAAAATTGGCAAAGAATACAGAATCGATAAAATAGAGTTTGATGACTTTCTAGAAAAAGTAAAAACAAAATAA
- a CDS encoding trypsin-like peptidase domain-containing protein: MSIYQLPTISFHKIKGPEMKKLIPGKMPFPGLFLILVFLIGLIGGLSSSYIFYLKLKQEIISAGVPIIHSEKVVEKDYVPQTTQEQKVIDVVKENSPSVVSVVIMKEVPVYEEQYIDLFGDGFFTVPQQKQTGTEKQQVGAGTGFIVSEDGLVLTNKHVVSDDSAEYTVVMSDNKEYPAKVLAKDPVQDLAIIKIQSDTKFKALTLGSSSDIQIGQSVIAIGNALGEFQNTVSVGVISGLGRTVVASGETIGTETLEDIIQTDAAINKGNSGGPLLNLKGEVIGINTAVSSSGQNISFAISIDKAKKDIEQVKGSGKISYPYVGVRYVVINKKYAEDKKLSVDYGALVIKGISSSDPAIISGSPAEKAGLKEGDIILEMGGEKITEDNTLSKIISKYNPYDSVDLKVLRDKEELTIPLVLGEWKQ, translated from the coding sequence ATGTCAATATATCAATTACCAACAATAAGTTTTCATAAAATAAAGGGACCAGAAATGAAGAAGTTAATTCCAGGAAAAATGCCTTTTCCAGGATTGTTTTTGATTTTAGTTTTTTTAATAGGATTGATTGGAGGACTATCTTCAAGCTATATTTTTTATCTTAAATTAAAACAAGAAATTATTAGTGCTGGGGTTCCGATTATTCATTCAGAAAAAGTTGTTGAAAAAGATTATGTTCCTCAAACTACTCAAGAGCAGAAAGTAATAGACGTGGTTAAAGAAAATTCTCCCTCAGTTGTTTCTGTTGTTATTATGAAAGAAGTTCCCGTCTATGAAGAGCAGTATATAGATCTTTTTGGGGATGGTTTTTTTACTGTTCCTCAACAAAAACAAACTGGAACAGAAAAACAGCAGGTTGGAGCTGGAACGGGATTTATTGTTTCTGAAGATGGACTAGTTTTAACTAATAAGCACGTTGTTTCTGATGATTCAGCTGAATATACAGTAGTTATGAGTGACAATAAAGAATATCCAGCTAAGGTTTTAGCTAAAGATCCGGTTCAAGACTTGGCAATTATCAAAATACAAAGTGATACCAAATTTAAAGCATTAACTCTTGGTTCTTCTTCTGATATCCAAATAGGGCAAAGCGTGATTGCTATTGGTAATGCTTTAGGAGAATTTCAAAATACGGTTTCAGTCGGAGTTATTTCTGGTTTAGGTAGAACAGTTGTTGCTTCAGGAGAAACAATAGGGACAGAAACATTGGAAGACATTATTCAAACTGATGCTGCTATTAATAAAGGAAATTCAGGTGGACCATTATTGAACTTAAAAGGTGAAGTCATCGGAATTAATACAGCCGTATCTTCTTCGGGACAAAATATTTCTTTTGCTATTTCAATTGATAAGGCTAAAAAAGATATTGAACAAGTTAAGGGTTCTGGCAAAATATCATATCCATATGTGGGAGTTAGATATGTCGTGATAAATAAAAAATATGCAGAAGATAAAAAACTATCAGTTGATTACGGGGCTTTGGTGATTAAAGGAATAAGTTCTAGCGATCCAGCTATCATTTCTGGATCTCCTGCCGAAAAAGCAGGACTAAAAGAAGGTGACATTATTTTAGAAATGGGAGGCGAAAAAATAACAGAAGATAATACCTTATCTAAAATTATTTCTAAATACAATCCATACGATTCCGTTGATTTAAAGGTATTACGAGACAAAGAAGAGCTTACAATTCCTCTTGTTTTAGGAGAATGGAAGCAATAG
- a CDS encoding ATP-binding cassette domain-containing protein, whose protein sequence is MPKVDETILSFKKVSFEYLDNRPLLEEVDFSIRRGTKTTIMGQNGAGKSTIFGLITKDISPEDGMINIANGLSIAVSRQVIPRDELDLTVRQFFEKSLSKCFSKKVYDIDPKIDEALEAVNFEASHDKIIKSFSGGQQARLLLASALIQNPDLLLLDEPTNNLDKAGIEHLTQFLIGYEKTCIVISHDAEFLNSFTDGVLYLDVFTRKIEQYTGNYFDVREQIILRQEKENRKNAQLKKEIQENKDKANFFANKGGNLRFVAKKMREKAGAAEEQIVEIRREDKTIRSFTIPSQKDIKGEIVHISAFKIVKNHKSVQKKANVELRRNEHLLLKGPNGIGKSTLLEAIAKNEAEGTKIASDVNIGYYRQDFSTLNFEDTVYKSLSRVSEKYSEEAMRKVAAGFLITGDIMSTKIGDLSEGQKGLVAFTRLVLQEPGLLILDEPTNHINFRHIPIIAEALNKYDGAMIIVSHVPDFISKIRIDKILDLED, encoded by the coding sequence ATGCCCAAAGTAGACGAAACAATTCTTAGTTTTAAGAAAGTATCATTTGAATATTTAGATAATAGGCCTCTTCTAGAAGAAGTTGATTTTTCTATTCGAAGGGGCACAAAAACAACCATTATGGGACAGAATGGAGCTGGCAAGAGTACTATATTTGGATTGATTACTAAAGATATTTCACCAGAAGACGGAATGATAAATATTGCAAATGGTCTTTCTATTGCTGTTTCTCGACAAGTTATTCCACGAGATGAGCTTGATTTGACAGTTAGACAATTTTTTGAAAAATCTTTATCAAAGTGTTTTTCAAAAAAAGTTTACGACATTGATCCTAAAATAGATGAAGCTTTGGAGGCAGTTAATTTTGAAGCTTCTCATGACAAAATTATTAAATCTTTTTCTGGTGGACAACAAGCTAGACTTCTTCTTGCTTCAGCTCTTATTCAAAATCCAGATTTACTTTTATTAGACGAACCAACGAATAATTTAGATAAAGCGGGGATAGAGCATCTTACGCAATTTTTAATTGGATACGAGAAAACTTGCATAGTGATTTCACACGATGCAGAATTTTTAAATAGTTTTACTGATGGAGTTTTGTATTTAGATGTTTTTACCAGAAAAATAGAACAGTATACTGGAAACTATTTTGATGTAAGAGAGCAAATTATTCTTCGTCAGGAAAAGGAAAACAGAAAGAATGCTCAATTAAAAAAAGAAATTCAAGAAAATAAAGATAAGGCTAATTTTTTTGCTAACAAAGGAGGTAATCTTCGTTTTGTTGCCAAGAAAATGAGAGAAAAAGCAGGAGCAGCAGAAGAACAAATAGTTGAGATAAGGAGAGAAGATAAAACGATTCGCTCTTTTACTATTCCTTCGCAAAAAGATATTAAAGGAGAGATTGTTCATATTTCTGCTTTTAAAATTGTAAAGAATCATAAGTCAGTACAAAAGAAGGCAAATGTGGAACTCAGAAGAAATGAGCATCTTTTGCTCAAGGGGCCGAATGGCATTGGCAAAAGCACCCTTCTTGAAGCTATTGCAAAAAATGAAGCCGAGGGGACAAAGATTGCTTCCGATGTAAATATTGGATACTATCGTCAAGATTTTTCAACTTTGAATTTCGAAGATACGGTTTATAAGTCACTTTCAAGGGTTTCGGAGAAGTATTCTGAAGAAGCAATGAGAAAGGTGGCCGCAGGTTTTCTTATTACTGGGGACATAATGAGTACTAAAATTGGAGACTTATCAGAAGGTCAAAAAGGCTTAGTTGCTTTTACTAGGCTTGTTTTGCAGGAACCTGGTCTTCTTATCTTAGACGAGCCAACCAATCATATAAACTTTCGCCATATTCCTATTATTGCTGAAGCATTAAATAAATATGATGGAGCAATGATTATTGTAAGTCACGTACCAGATTTTATAAGCAAAATTCGTATTGATAAAATATTGGATTTAGAAGATTAG
- a CDS encoding retropepsin-like aspartic protease, producing the protein MNQSNALTVRSSQGRLRGIMSEIGVRLTSTSGNIQDIKDKFNGVWDTGATGSVITEKIVNALGLKPIGQKQVGTANGNMTTNTYFVDFLLPGNVLISGLEVTEGKLQGVDILVGMDVITLGDFSITNKNGNTVMSFRIPSMVEHDYIPETERYNRLQFLKEQRKPKNNATKKKRLKRKKRRH; encoded by the coding sequence ATGAACCAATCTAACGCACTTACTGTACGTAGTAGTCAGGGAAGACTTAGAGGCATTATGTCTGAAATAGGTGTTCGTCTAACATCTACGTCGGGAAATATTCAAGACATTAAAGACAAGTTCAATGGAGTCTGGGATACTGGAGCGACTGGTTCTGTCATAACGGAAAAGATTGTTAATGCTTTGGGATTAAAGCCGATTGGTCAAAAACAAGTCGGTACTGCTAACGGAAATATGACAACAAATACTTATTTTGTAGATTTTTTGTTGCCAGGCAATGTTTTAATAAGTGGACTTGAGGTAACAGAGGGAAAACTTCAGGGGGTTGATATTCTTGTCGGTATGGATGTAATTACGTTGGGTGATTTTTCTATAACTAATAAAAATGGGAATACGGTTATGTCTTTTCGTATCCCATCAATGGTAGAACACGATTATATTCCAGAAACAGAACGTTACAATAGGTTACAATTCTTGAAAGAGCAAAGAAAGCCTAAAAACAATGCAACTAAAAAGAAGAGGTTAAAAAGAAAGAAGAGAAGACATTAA
- a CDS encoding sigma-70 family RNA polymerase sigma factor translates to MKKTKKKLIKKAKPKKPLKKAVKKKKPAKKKALVKKVKKRKKRVINVITPEKLDELVKKGKTRGFVTFSEILNYFPNIEENMIELDQMFGKLEQLSIDVKDSKGYLDTTDTTKKKGRKRASTGKIDSIQSYLKEIGRIDPITARDEKDLARRIEAGDEDAKRKLAEANLRLVVSIAKKYIGRSPNLTLLDLIQEGNLGLFRAVEKFDWRKGYKFSTYATWWIRQTITRALADQARTIRIPVHMIETLTKYTQAKRKLLQELDREPLDEEIAAEMGIEVEKVRHLEKISQKAVSLETPVGEDEKDSVLGEFIKDEKIESPASQAGRTLLREHLDEIFKDLAEREQKILSMRFGLEDGVTHTLEEVGQEFGVTRERIRQIEAKAIEKIRGHKDLKKLEGY, encoded by the coding sequence ATGAAGAAAACAAAAAAGAAGTTAATCAAAAAGGCGAAGCCCAAAAAGCCGTTGAAGAAAGCTGTGAAAAAAAAGAAGCCTGCGAAGAAGAAAGCTCTGGTAAAGAAAGTTAAGAAAAGGAAGAAGAGAGTCATTAATGTTATCACTCCAGAAAAATTAGATGAACTGGTAAAGAAAGGCAAGACTAGAGGTTTTGTGACTTTTTCTGAGATTTTAAATTATTTTCCCAATATTGAAGAAAACATGATTGAATTGGACCAGATGTTCGGTAAATTGGAGCAGTTGAGTATTGATGTGAAAGATTCTAAAGGATATTTGGATACAACTGATACAACCAAGAAGAAAGGAAGGAAAAGAGCTTCGACCGGAAAGATTGATTCCATCCAGTCATATTTAAAAGAAATCGGAAGGATTGATCCGATTACCGCCCGCGATGAGAAGGATTTGGCCCGAAGAATTGAAGCGGGAGACGAGGATGCGAAGAGAAAATTAGCCGAAGCTAATTTAAGACTAGTTGTTTCAATTGCCAAGAAATACATCGGACGCTCTCCTAATTTGACTTTGCTTGATTTGATTCAGGAAGGTAATTTGGGATTGTTTAGAGCGGTAGAGAAATTTGATTGGAGAAAGGGATACAAGTTTTCAACCTATGCTACCTGGTGGATCAGGCAAACGATTACCCGTGCTTTAGCTGATCAAGCCAGAACTATTCGTATTCCGGTTCACATGATTGAAACTTTGACTAAATATACTCAAGCTAAAAGAAAGTTATTACAAGAATTAGACAGGGAACCGTTAGACGAAGAGATTGCGGCGGAAATGGGAATCGAAGTTGAAAAGGTGAGACATTTAGAGAAGATTTCTCAAAAAGCTGTTTCTTTGGAAACTCCGGTCGGAGAAGACGAGAAAGACAGTGTTTTGGGCGAATTCATTAAAGATGAGAAGATTGAATCTCCAGCTTCTCAAGCCGGAAGAACATTGCTTCGAGAGCATTTGGATGAAATATTTAAAGATTTGGCTGAAAGAGAACAGAAAATTCTTTCGATGCGTTTTGGTTTAGAAGATGGGGTTACCCATACTTTGGAAGAGGTAGGACAGGAATTCGGTGTAACCAGAGAAAGAATCAGGCAGATTGAAGCTAAAGCGATTGAAAAGATCAGAGGACACAAGGATTTGAAGAAATTAGAGGGATACTAA
- a CDS encoding DNA cytosine methyltransferase, with translation MKKEPITPKKETKRKIVINDLFSTTKKKEDTKFTFIDLFAGIGGIRIGFESVGGECVFTSEWDEPAQKTYQANFKELPYGDITKIDPEEIPSFDILLAGFPCQPFSQAGLKKGFEDTRGTLFFDIARIIKHHNPSVIFLENVRNLAGHDNGNTLKTIINTLEELGYKVFNKILNAKDFGVPQNRARIYIIGFKDDVNFTFPEGLQKKTKVGDILEKKVEDKYTISDRLWAGHQRRKKEHKEKGNGFGYSLFDENSEYTSTISARYYKDGSEILIKQENKNPRKLTPREAARLQGFPENFIIPVSDAQAYKQFGNSVAVPVIKTLAKQIIKILEV, from the coding sequence ATGAAAAAAGAACCAATCACACCAAAAAAAGAAACGAAAAGAAAAATCGTTATAAACGACTTATTTTCTACTACTAAAAAGAAGGAGGATACAAAGTTTACTTTTATAGATTTATTCGCTGGTATCGGCGGCATCAGAATAGGATTTGAAAGTGTTGGAGGCGAATGTGTTTTTACCTCTGAATGGGACGAGCCTGCCCAAAAAACATATCAAGCAAACTTCAAAGAGCTACCCTATGGAGATATAACGAAAATAGACCCAGAAGAAATACCAAGCTTTGATATATTACTAGCTGGTTTTCCTTGCCAACCATTCTCTCAGGCTGGACTAAAAAAAGGTTTCGAAGATACGCGAGGAACTTTATTCTTTGATATCGCAAGAATCATTAAACACCATAATCCATCTGTTATATTTTTAGAAAACGTTAGAAATCTAGCAGGACACGATAATGGAAATACCCTAAAAACAATTATTAATACGTTAGAAGAATTAGGGTATAAAGTTTTTAATAAGATATTAAATGCAAAAGATTTTGGTGTTCCTCAGAATAGAGCTAGAATATACATTATTGGCTTCAAGGATGATGTTAACTTTACATTTCCAGAGGGATTGCAAAAAAAGACTAAAGTTGGAGATATTTTAGAAAAAAAGGTGGAAGATAAATACACAATCTCTGATAGGTTATGGGCTGGTCACCAAAGAAGAAAAAAAGAACACAAAGAAAAAGGAAATGGCTTTGGATATTCACTATTTGATGAAAACTCTGAATATACTAGCACAATATCAGCTAGATATTATAAGGATGGCTCAGAAATATTAATCAAACAAGAAAACAAAAATCCTCGAAAATTAACACCAAGAGAGGCTGCGAGATTACAAGGATTTCCTGAAAACTTCATAATACCCGTAAGTGACGCACAAGCATATAAACAATTCGGAAACAGTGTTGCTGTCCCTGTTATAAAAACATTAGCAAAACAAATTATAAAAATATTAGAAGTATGA
- a CDS encoding DUF5678 domain-containing protein: MDSKILKEEFEYYIKNQNNFVEKYEGKFIVLKNKTVIGSYDSQLEAYEKTKEEHELGTFLIQFVEKGKENYTQTFYSRVSI, encoded by the coding sequence ATGGACTCAAAAATACTAAAAGAAGAGTTTGAATACTATATAAAAAACCAAAATAATTTTGTTGAAAAATACGAAGGCAAGTTTATTGTACTTAAAAATAAGACCGTAATTGGAAGTTACGACTCGCAACTTGAAGCATACGAGAAAACTAAAGAAGAACACGAATTAGGAACATTTCTTATCCAATTTGTCGAAAAAGGAAAGGAAAACTATACTCAAACTTTTTATTCTCGTGTTTCTATATGA
- the dnaG gene encoding DNA primase, translating to MNSDIEEIKSRLNIVDVVGSYIKLEKAGINYRARCPFHNEKSASFFVSPSRQLWHCFGGCNEGGDIFKFVMKIEGVDFIDALKILADKAGVALKRDSEDWQKVKNERQILIDLLERSCKFYTAQLEKSKTGRGAIEYLLKRGMKEETIREWRLGYAPDTWTGLSDYLIGQGFKRKDIVSGGLGIKKDSAKFFDRFRSRIMFPILNLNSQVSGFTGRIFNSEDEAKYLNTPNTLLYDKSRALYGMDKAKLEVRQKDFCVLVEGNVDCIMSHQAGIKNCIAVSGTALTPLHLGIIKRYSSNLVLAFDMDIAGNNATKKGIDLALKNGFNVKVISMVAEKDPADIIFLEGEEKWRDLVNSAKPINEFYFELAFKNRNPEVFEDKKKIIAELLPVLKKIDNNIEQSHWIENMSQRLRIKDEDIRAEMKKVKIEENNIFKKEVINIKEKKTRREMLEEDILSLTLLEPVKAFELTEEMIEVFSPEAKEVFLKIKNKEDLGVSDYASYILIRSELMKEVEDLIVNEEWNKCLNELQSLIKKQERDRLIQEIKSKEKEGAFADVKELLLKFNKLIKNNEENKKEVNQKGEAQKAVEESCEKKEACEEESSGKES from the coding sequence ATGAACTCTGACATTGAAGAAATAAAGTCTCGTTTAAATATCGTCGATGTCGTAGGAAGCTACATTAAACTTGAAAAAGCGGGAATAAATTATAGAGCTCGCTGTCCTTTTCATAATGAAAAATCGGCTTCTTTTTTTGTTTCTCCTTCTCGTCAATTATGGCATTGTTTCGGAGGCTGTAATGAGGGAGGGGATATTTTTAAGTTTGTGATGAAAATAGAGGGAGTTGATTTTATCGATGCTTTAAAGATTTTAGCCGACAAGGCAGGTGTTGCTTTAAAAAGAGATTCGGAAGATTGGCAGAAGGTGAAAAATGAAAGACAGATATTAATTGATTTGCTAGAAAGATCTTGCAAATTTTATACCGCTCAGCTAGAAAAAAGTAAAACTGGAAGAGGAGCAATTGAGTACCTCTTAAAAAGAGGAATGAAAGAAGAAACAATAAGGGAGTGGAGACTTGGCTATGCTCCTGATACTTGGACTGGTTTGTCTGATTATTTAATTGGACAAGGATTTAAAAGAAAAGATATTGTTAGTGGAGGATTAGGAATTAAAAAAGATTCGGCTAAGTTTTTTGATAGATTTAGAAGCAGGATTATGTTTCCTATTCTCAATTTGAATTCTCAAGTATCTGGATTTACAGGTAGGATATTTAATTCTGAAGACGAGGCTAAATATTTAAATACTCCCAATACTTTATTATATGACAAGAGCCGTGCTTTATACGGTATGGACAAAGCAAAACTAGAAGTTCGCCAGAAAGATTTTTGCGTTTTGGTTGAGGGAAACGTTGATTGTATTATGTCTCATCAGGCGGGAATTAAAAATTGTATTGCTGTTTCGGGAACCGCCTTAACTCCTTTGCACTTGGGAATCATTAAGAGATATTCTTCCAATTTGGTTTTGGCTTTTGATATGGATATTGCCGGGAATAATGCGACCAAAAAGGGAATTGATTTGGCTCTCAAGAACGGATTTAATGTGAAGGTTATTTCGATGGTTGCGGAAAAAGACCCGGCTGATATTATTTTTTTGGAGGGAGAAGAGAAATGGAGAGATTTGGTTAATTCAGCCAAACCGATTAATGAATTTTATTTCGAATTAGCTTTTAAAAACAGGAATCCCGAAGTTTTTGAAGACAAGAAGAAGATTATTGCCGAACTCTTGCCCGTTTTAAAGAAAATTGATAATAACATAGAACAGAGCCATTGGATTGAAAACATGAGTCAGCGATTGAGGATAAAGGATGAAGACATTAGGGCGGAAATGAAAAAAGTCAAAATAGAGGAGAATAATATTTTCAAAAAAGAGGTAATTAATATTAAAGAGAAGAAAACCAGGAGAGAGATGCTGGAAGAGGATATTTTGTCTTTAACCCTGCTTGAACCGGTAAAAGCCTTTGAATTAACCGAAGAAATGATTGAAGTCTTTTCTCCCGAGGCTAAAGAAGTGTTTTTAAAGATCAAAAACAAGGAAGATTTGGGCGTATCGGACTACGCAAGCTATATCTTAATCAGGTCGGAATTGATGAAAGAAGTGGAAGATTTGATTGTAAACGAAGAGTGGAATAAATGCCTGAATGAGTTGCAAAGCTTGATTAAAAAGCAAGAAAGAGATAGGCTGATTCAAGAGATAAAAAGCAAGGAGAAAGAAGGAGCTTTCGCAGACGTCAAAGAACTTTTATTAAAATTTAATAAATTAATAAAAAACAATGAAGAAAACAAAAAAGAAGTTAATCAAAAAGGCGAAGCCCAAAAAGCCGTTGAAGAAAGCTGTGAAAAAAAAGAAGCCTGCGAAGAAGAAAGCTCTGGTAAAGAAAGTTAA
- a CDS encoding permease, giving the protein MDIFYPVKIFTDLLTSKLDSSTQLYSATNFFIYDSIKILILLAVIIFIVSFIRTYFTPEKVRLYLAKKNKYLGNILASLLGIITPFCSCSAVPLFLGFSEAGVPLGATFSFLVASPMINEVALIMLWGMFGFKIAAIYIISGLLIAIFSGIVIERLKVESLIVNSKEQNRCGCEKTEIKEKSFKERLNYANNYTLALIKNIWMYVLLGIGIGAWIHGYVPTDFLAKYAGSDNWFAVPLATLIGIPLYSNAAGIIPLIGALTEKGVAMGTALSFMMAVTALSLPEFIILKKIMKTKLVIIYAIIVGLGIVFTGYLFNLIFLSQI; this is encoded by the coding sequence ATGGATATATTTTACCCTGTAAAAATATTTACTGATTTATTGACGTCTAAGCTTGATTCCTCAACTCAACTCTATTCGGCAACTAATTTTTTTATTTACGATTCAATTAAAATACTAATACTATTAGCTGTAATAATTTTTATAGTTTCTTTTATTAGGACCTACTTTACTCCAGAAAAAGTAAGACTATATTTGGCTAAGAAGAATAAATATTTAGGCAATATTTTAGCTTCTTTATTGGGGATTATTACTCCTTTCTGTTCTTGTTCAGCAGTGCCGTTGTTTTTAGGATTTAGCGAGGCCGGAGTGCCACTGGGCGCAACCTTTTCTTTTTTAGTAGCTTCTCCGATGATCAATGAAGTTGCCCTGATTATGTTATGGGGAATGTTCGGATTTAAAATAGCGGCTATATATATTATCAGTGGATTATTAATAGCTATTTTTTCAGGAATAGTCATTGAAAGATTAAAAGTAGAAAGCTTAATCGTAAATTCTAAAGAACAAAATCGGTGCGGTTGCGAAAAAACAGAAATAAAAGAAAAGAGCTTTAAGGAAAGGTTGAATTATGCAAATAATTATACCTTGGCTTTAATTAAAAATATTTGGATGTATGTTTTATTGGGTATTGGAATCGGAGCGTGGATTCATGGATATGTTCCAACCGATTTTTTGGCAAAGTATGCGGGAAGCGATAATTGGTTTGCTGTTCCATTGGCAACCCTTATTGGTATTCCTCTCTATTCTAATGCTGCGGGAATAATTCCTTTGATTGGAGCCTTAACAGAAAAAGGGGTAGCAATGGGAACGGCTTTGTCTTTTATGATGGCTGTTACGGCGCTATCTTTACCAGAATTCATAATTCTTAAAAAAATAATGAAAACTAAACTTGTTATTATCTATGCTATAATTGTTGGCTTGGGTATCGTTTTTACCGGTTATTTGTTTAATTTGATATTTTTATCTCAAATTTAG
- a CDS encoding recombinase family protein, with product MKAIIVARVSTDEQKENSPDAQIFRMQEYCNNRNLTIIEKFSFIESAYKTKRDEFDKIIETINSQKEKVAVCFDKVDRLSRNIFDKRVSLLYEKAINNQIELHFVSDGQVIDANMSAGDKFAFGMKLGLSKYYSDAISDNVKRAFEQKRRNGEWTGTVRLGYLNIPLDEKNRLRKNIIIDPERGHLLQKMFELYATNQYSLETIRTKITELGLKTLKGNKLSKSGIDNILKDSFYCGTAISKKYGSYPHKYPRLITRELFDKCQEVRTGRCKNIYKAHSKDFVFKGLIKCQNCGCTITGETHEGKPTYYSCTNGKGVCKRVYVNEKDLLRPIYEVLERFETITEETQNGLVNELRKNTEAEVVFHKAQINRIMTDCNNLKIKQDRLLDAYIDQSITKDIYDKKHQEYQDKIQTLEIEMSEHRRADYEYQTTIATVISVARRAKTIFENSSDVAGKRTFLSYLLQNPTLDEKKLCFTIASPFNLVLELADCPNWLRW from the coding sequence ATGAAAGCAATAATTGTCGCAAGAGTATCAACTGACGAACAAAAAGAAAACTCTCCTGATGCTCAAATATTTAGAATGCAAGAGTATTGCAATAATAGAAACCTAACTATTATAGAAAAGTTTAGCTTCATTGAAAGCGCATACAAAACCAAACGAGACGAGTTTGATAAAATAATTGAAACCATCAATTCACAAAAAGAAAAAGTTGCGGTTTGTTTTGATAAAGTTGATAGACTTTCAAGAAATATCTTTGATAAGCGCGTTTCCCTACTATACGAAAAAGCAATAAATAATCAAATAGAACTTCATTTTGTTTCCGATGGACAAGTTATTGATGCTAATATGTCAGCTGGCGATAAGTTTGCTTTTGGAATGAAACTAGGACTTTCTAAATATTACTCTGATGCAATCAGTGATAATGTTAAACGAGCATTTGAACAAAAGAGGAGGAATGGAGAATGGACAGGAACAGTTCGTTTAGGTTACTTAAATATTCCCCTAGACGAAAAGAACAGATTACGCAAAAACATCATTATCGACCCAGAGAGAGGACATTTACTTCAAAAAATGTTCGAACTTTATGCTACAAATCAATATTCACTAGAAACAATCCGAACAAAAATAACAGAGCTTGGACTAAAAACTCTTAAGGGAAATAAATTATCAAAAAGTGGCATCGATAATATCTTAAAAGATAGTTTTTATTGTGGTACAGCAATTTCTAAAAAATATGGTTCTTATCCACATAAATATCCCCGCCTAATAACAAGAGAATTATTTGATAAATGCCAAGAAGTACGAACTGGACGCTGTAAAAATATTTACAAGGCACATTCTAAAGATTTCGTATTCAAAGGTTTAATCAAGTGCCAAAATTGTGGCTGTACTATCACAGGTGAAACACACGAAGGTAAACCAACCTACTATTCTTGCACTAATGGCAAAGGTGTATGTAAAAGAGTATATGTGAATGAAAAAGACCTTCTAAGACCTATTTATGAGGTTCTAGAACGATTTGAAACCATTACAGAGGAAACCCAAAATGGATTAGTAAACGAACTTAGAAAAAATACTGAAGCAGAGGTCGTTTTTCACAAAGCACAAATAAATCGCATAATGACTGATTGTAATAATCTTAAAATAAAACAAGACCGATTGCTTGATGCTTATATAGACCAGAGTATTACTAAGGATATCTATGACAAGAAACACCAAGAATACCAAGACAAGATACAGACACTTGAAATTGAAATGTCTGAACATCGAAGAGCCGATTATGAATACCAAACAACTATAGCCACAGTGATTTCCGTAGCACGCAGAGCAAAGACCATATTTGAAAATAGTTCTGATGTTGCAGGAAAAAGAACATTTTTAAGTTATCTACTTCAGAACCCAACCTTAGACGAAAAAAAGCTATGTTTTACAATAGCTTCTCCGTTTAATCTAGTACTAGAACTAGCCGACTGTCCTAACTGGCTCCGGTGGTAG